From the genome of bacterium:
GCATGTTCCAGATGAAACGGTTGGCGCCTTTCTCGGCCGGCACGGTGGGGTTCTGCTCGTCGCTCGTAAGCGAATACGCGAGGCCGGAGGGCTTGGCCGGTGCTGCGTCCTTGCTTGAAAACTCGCGGAGGACCCGATCTTTGGCGTCGAGGAACGCCAGCTTTACTTCGCCGGCCGGCTGCTCGCGGAAGTAATAATGTACCACGACGCCGGACGGCGGGTTTTGCCCGGCGTCGAGGAGCGCCGGGGAGCCGTTTCCGGTATCGCGCGCCGTCACGCCGAACCCGCCGGCCCGGCCGTAGACGTACCCGCCGCCTTTCTTGAGCGACAACGACTTGTACCGCGCCCGCGTGGCAGGGCGCGGCGCGAAGAGATGGACGTCTGCCGCGGGCGCCTTCTCGGCCAACTGCCGCAGCGGTGTCAGGTCGTCGAGGACCCAGAACGAGCGGCCGTGCGTGGCGACGACCAGCTCGTGATCTTTGACCACCAGATCGTGGGCCGGCGCCACGGGGAGCCCGTTCAGGATCGGCGTCCACCGGCCGCCGTCGTTGAGGCTGACGAAGACGCCGGTCTCCGTGCCCGCGTAAAGCACGCCCGCCCGTGCCGGGTCCTCGCGAATCGCGCGGGTGATGACGTTGTCGGGCAGCCCGTCGACAATGCGGTCCCAGGTCGCGCCGCAATCTTTCGTCTTGAAGAGGTACGGCGTGAGGTCGTCGAGCTTGTACCGCGTCGCGGCCACGTACGCCGTGGCGGGGTCGTGCGGGGACGCCTCGATGACGCTGATGAGCGCCCACTCCGGGAGCGCCTTGGGCGTGACGTTGCGCCAGGTCTTCCCGCCGTCGGTCGAGACGTGCACCAGACCGTCGTCGGATCCGGCCCACAACACGCCGGCCTTGCGGGGCGACTCGCAGAAGGCAAAGATCGTGCAGTAGTACTCGGTGCCGACGTTGTCCTTGGTGATCGGTCCGCCCGACTGGCCGAGCTTCGTGCGATCGTTGCGCGTCAGGTCGGGGCTGACCACGTCCCAGCTCGCGCCTTCGTTCGTCGTCCGAAAGACGTGGTTGCCGGTCGCGTACAAGACGTTGGGATCGTGCGGCGAGAGCACGATCGGGAACGTCCACTGGAACCGATACTTGAGCGCCTCGGCGCCCCACCCGGCGAGGTTCTGCGGCCAGACGGTGATGTCGCGCACGTCGCCGGTCCGATGGTCGTACCGCGTCAGCATGCCTTGAAAGATGCCGGCGTAGACGATGTTCGGATCGTCCGGGCGGACGGCGATGTACCCGGACTCGCTGCCGCCGACGTCGTGGTACGAGTTGGGGTGAATCGCGCCGTGCAGGGCCGCGCTCGGCAGCGAGATCGTCGAGTTGTCCTGCTGCGCGCCGTAGATGCGGTACGGCGTCCGATTGTCGGTGATCACGTGGTACATTTCGGCCGTCGGCTGATTGTACAGAGTCGACCACGACTCGCCGCCGTTCAGCGAGACGCTCGCGCCGCCGTCGCTGCCGTTGATCATGCGCCGCGGATCACGCGGGTCGAGCCACAGATCGTGGTGGTCCCCGTGGGGCAGCGACTTCTTCCGGAAGGTGCGCCCGCCGTCGGCCGACCGCCACAGGTCCAGGTTGGCGACATAGACGGTTTCCGGATCCGAGGGATCGGCGAAGATGTGGCTGTAGTAGAACGGCCGCTGGCGGGGCTCGCGCTCCTCGTTGAGCCGCTCCCAGCTGGCCCCGCCGTTGTCGGACCGGAAGATGCCGCCCTCCTCGGCCTCGACAATGGCCCAGACGCGGTCGGGCCGCGCGGGCGACGCCGCCACCCCGATGCGGCCTTTGATCCCGCCCGGAAGGCCGGGCCGGTCGGTCAGCTCGACCCAGGTCTCCCCGCCGTCGATCGTCTTGAAGAGGCCGCTGCCGGGACCGCCGCTATTGAGACCCCACGGCGTCCGATGCGCTTCCCAGATCGCCGCGTATAGGACGCGGGGGTTGTTCGCGTCCATGCTGAGATCGCACGCGCCGGCGCGATTGCTCCGGAAGAGGCTGCGCGTCCAGGTCTGGCCGCCGTCATGCGACCGGAAGACGCCGCGTTCGTCGTTGGGGCCGAACACGTGGCCGAGCGCCGCGACGTAGACGCGATCGGGATCCCGGGGGTCGATGCGCACGCGCGCGATGTGCCGGCTGTCCGCCAGCCCGGCGTGCCGCCAGGTCTTTCCGCCGTCGTCCGTGCGATAGACGCCGTCGCCGTGCGCGACGTTGCCCCGGATGCACGACTCGCCCATGCCGGCGTAGATCACGTTGGGATCGGACTCGGAGACCGCGATCGCGCCGACCGAGGCGGTGCCGAAGAAGCCATCCGAGATGTTGTGCCAGTTCCACCCGGCGTCTTCGGTCTTCCACACGCCGCCGCCGGTGGAGCCGAAGTAGAAGACCTGCGGGTGCGCGAAGTGGCCCGCGACCGCGACGACGCGGCCTCCTCGAAACGGCCCGACCTGCCGCCAGCGCAGCGATTTGAGCAGGCCCGGGTCGCGGTCTAACGCGCTTTGACTCATCGTGCAACCCTCCCGTCGTTTCGGAGCGGTCCGATCATCGAAGACGCGGATCCAGGTAGTCGCGCAGCCAGTCGCCGACCAGGTTGACCCCGAGCACGGTCATGAGGATGGCCAGGCCGGGAAAGGCGGTCAGCCACCACGCGTCCGTCATGTACTCGCGGGCGTCGGCGAGCATCGACCCCCACGTCGGCGTCGAGGCGCCGACGCCGAGCCCGAGAAAGCTGAGCCCCGCCTCGGCGAGGATCGTGCTCGCGACGGAAAATGTCGCGACGACGATGACCGTTCCCACCACGTTGGGCAGCGCGTGGAGCACGAGCACCCGCGGCGCCGGGGCGCCCAACGCCCGGGCCGCCTGGACGAACTCGCGCTCGCGGAGCGACAGCACTTCCGAACGCACGACGCGGGCGTAGGTCACCCAGCTCGTGAGCCCGAGCACGCCGATGATGTTGACGAGCCCCGGGCCGAGGACCGCCATGACCGCGAGCGCGAGCAGGATGAACGGAAACGCGAGCTGCACCTCGCCGAGCCGCATGATGATCCGGTCGGTCCAGCCGCCGTAGTAGCCGCTCAAGAGACCGATCGCCGTGCCGAGGCTGCCGCCGATCAGGACGGCCGTCAGGCCCACCAGGAGCGAGACCCGCGCGCCGACCAGCAGCCTGCTCAGGATGTCGCGGCCGAGCGCGTCCGTTCCGAGCCAGTGCCGGGAGCCGCCCTGCAGCGCGAGCGGGTGCAGCAGCCGGTCCTGGACGCGGACGAGAGTGATCGACTGGGGCGCGAGCAGTGGAGAGACCAGCGCCGCCGCGACGATGCACAGCAGGAGGATCAGGCCGGCGACGGCGCCGGGCGATCCGCGGAAGCTGCGCAGCACGCGGGACCGCGCCGTCAGCTGTACCGGATGCGCGGATCGAGATAGCCGTACGCCACGTCCACGCACAAGTTGAGCAGCACGAAGATGGCCGCGATGACGACCACCGCGGCCTCGACGATCGGAAAGTCCTTTTCGTAGATCGCGTTCACGATCAGCCGGCCGACGCCGGGCCAGGCAAACACGGTCTCCGTGATGATCGCGCCGCCGAGGAGGACGCCGAAGTCGAGACCGATGAGGGTCACGATCGGCAGCAGGGCGTTGCGCAGCGCGTGACGGTACAGCACCGCGAGGCGCGACGCGCCTTTCGCGTACGCGGTGCGGATGAAGTCGTGGCCGAGGGCGTCGAGCATCGACGCGCGCACGACGCGGGCGTTGCGTCCCATCGAGAACATCGCGAGGGTCACGCCGGGCAGTACGAGATGGGACAACCCGCCGCGGCCCGACACGGGCAGCCAGCGCAGCTCAACCCCGAAGACCAGGATGAGGACCAGTCCGATCCAAAACCCCGGCGCGGACTGGCCGACCAGACCCGCGACCATGCTCGTCGTGTCGACCAGCGTCCGGCGGTGCGTGGCCGCGACGACGCCGACCGGCAGCGCCACGGCGAGGGACAGCAGCATCGCGACGACCGCCAGTTCGAGCGTTGCCGGCATCCGCTCGATCACGAGCGGGAGCGCGGGCAGCTGGCTTCGCAGCGACGCGCCGAAGTCGCCGCGCACGGCGCGCCCAAGAAACTCGCCGTACTGCACGTACCACGGCCGGTCGAATCCCATCTGATGCCGGAATTCCGCGATCTGCTGCCGCGTGTAGTTCTCCGGGATCATCAGGTAGGTCGGATCGCCGGAGAGAAAGAGCACCGCGAACGCGAGAAAACTGACCCCGAGCAGGACGGTCGCGGACTCGAGCAGCCGCCGGGCAACAAACGCGCCCATCGGCTAGCCGTCGGACACGGGCCGGCCGAGGCCGAACAGCAGCGCGCCCTTCTTGGCCGCCATGCTCGTACTGAGAAAGAGGACCTCCGAGTCCACGGGTGCGCGCACGTCTTCCAGCGGACGTCCCCACAGATCCCGCAGCGTGCCGATGACCTGACCGGTCCGCACGCGGTCGCCGATATCGGCCGACCGGTCGAAGAGACCGTCCTGCCCGGCCGTGACCAGCACGAATTCGACCAGGCGCAGGGCGGGCCGCGGGGCCGTGCCCGCGATCATCCCGAGCTGCGCCAGGGCGCCGCGGAGACCGTTGAGGTGGACGGCGACGTCCTCGGGTTTGACCTGATCCTCGCCGCCGGCTTCCGCTACGATGGCGGGTATCCCGCGCACCGCGGCGGCGGCCTGCATGTAGCCGAGGACCGTACGCTTCAGCACTTCTTTTGACCGGCGCACGGCGACCGGCAGGCCGTAACTCGCCGCGAGCGCCCGCGACCGCGCGTCTAACTCTCGGTTGCCGGTCTCCTGAAAAATCGTGAACGGGACGAGCCGCTCCATGATGTCGCCGCCGTGCAGGTCGACGAGCGCGTCGCAGCGGGCAAAGACGTCGTCAAACAGGTAGGCGGCCATGATCTCCGTGACGGTGCCGTCGCGGCGTCCGGGGAACACCTGGCTCGGATTCTTGCCGTCGAGTGGCACGACGGCGGCGGCGCGCGCCCAGAACCCCGGTTGGTTGAGGAGGGGCAGGATCAAGACGTGGCCCCGTACCTCCTCCGGTCGCAGTTCGTCGGCGAACCGCAGCGCGGCGGTGATGCCCGCGTATTCGGACCCGTGCATGCCCGCGCTGATACACAGCGTCGGCCCGCCGGCCGGGCCGCGGATCGAGACATAGGGCCAGGAGAGGCCGGCCAGCGCGGCGTGGTCGAACGCCAATTCGCCGTGGACTTTGGCGCCGCGCCGGCCGATCTCGTCGATGGTCACGCCGGTCGCGCGCTACGGCGCCGCCGACGCCCGGTCGAGGATGATCAGCTCATCCCGGCGAGGCGTCCAGTTGAGCCGTTTGCTCACCCCGTAGTAGTCGGTCTGCTTGTAGAGGTAGATGATCGGCGGATCGTCGTGGGCGATCTGCTGCAGCTTGTACAGGAGCTGCGTGCGCTGTCCCGGGTCGACGGTCAGGTTGAGGTCGTGGTAGGCCTTCTCGAAGTCCGCGTTGTTCCAGAAGGTCGGGTTGTATCCGAAGTCCTTTTCCAGATAGCGGATCTCGTCCTGGCCGTCGAATGAAGAGCCGAGCCCGAGGAGGTACATGTCCGCCGGGTTGACGTCGTCGAACATCTTCTTCGCGTACACCGGCCAGGCAAGCGGGTTGACTTTGATCCTCACGCCGACCTGCTGCAGGTACGACGCGGTCGCTTCCGCCAGCTCCTTGTCGCGGATGTAGCGGCCGGCCGGCGTATCGAGCGTGACCGAGAACGGCTGTCCGTCCTTCGTCAGCACGCCGTTGTCCAGCTTCCAGCCGGCCTCGGCCAGCAGCGCCTTGGTCTTCGCCGGATCGTACGGGTACGGCTTGACCGCGGGGTTCGCGTACGCGTTCACGACCGTCGCCATCCGCCGGCCGCGGCCGTTCAGCAGCGCCTTGAGAATCGCGTCGACGTCGACCGCGTAGTTCATCGCCTGGCGCACCCGCGCGTCCTTGAACAGCGGGTGATCCGTGCGCATGCCGATGAAGATGTCGCGGCCGCCCTCCACGGTCTTGACCGACGCCGCGGAGGAGCTGTTGATCCGGTTGAGCTGATCGGGCGACACGTTGACGATGATGTCCGCGGCGCCCGAAAGCAGGTCCGCGATACGCGTCCCGGCTTCGGGGACCGGCCGCCAGACGATCGTCGGGATCGCCGGCTTCGTCCCCCAGTAGTTGGGGTTGGCGGTGACCGTTACGTGGTCGTCGTGGACCCATTCCTTGAACACGTACGGGCCGGTCCCGATCGGACGCAGCGCGGCCTGCGCCGGGGTGAGGCGGCTGTAGTATTGCGGCGCCATCATGTAAAAGTAGACGAACCACTCGAGCATCAACGGCGCCGGTTCTTTCGTCACGATGTTGACGGTGTAGTCGTTGACGATGTCGACCCGGTCGTACTTCACGAAGCCCTTCAAGAAGCTCGGCGCCTTGATCGCGGGGTCGTACAGGCGGTTGATCGTGTACTTCACCGCCTGCGCGTTGAAGGGCTCGCCGTCGTGGAATTTGACGCCCTGGCGGAGCTTGAACTGCCAGACGGTCGGACTCACGATTTTCCAGGACTCCGCGAGACGCGGCCGGTAGCGCATGTCCGTGTCGCGGGTGACCAGCGTTTCAAACA
Proteins encoded in this window:
- a CDS encoding glycosyl hydrolase is translated as MSQSALDRDPGLLKSLRWRQVGPFRGGRVVAVAGHFAHPQVFYFGSTGGGVWKTEDAGWNWHNISDGFFGTASVGAIAVSESDPNVIYAGMGESCIRGNVAHGDGVYRTDDGGKTWRHAGLADSRHIARVRIDPRDPDRVYVAALGHVFGPNDERGVFRSHDGGQTWTRSLFRSNRAGACDLSMDANNPRVLYAAIWEAHRTPWGLNSGGPGSGLFKTIDGGETWVELTDRPGLPGGIKGRIGVAASPARPDRVWAIVEAEEGGIFRSDNGGASWERLNEEREPRQRPFYYSHIFADPSDPETVYVANLDLWRSADGGRTFRKKSLPHGDHHDLWLDPRDPRRMINGSDGGASVSLNGGESWSTLYNQPTAEMYHVITDNRTPYRIYGAQQDNSTISLPSAALHGAIHPNSYHDVGGSESGYIAVRPDDPNIVYAGIFQGMLTRYDHRTGDVRDITVWPQNLAGWGAEALKYRFQWTFPIVLSPHDPNVLYATGNHVFRTTNEGASWDVVSPDLTRNDRTKLGQSGGPITKDNVGTEYYCTIFAFCESPRKAGVLWAGSDDGLVHVSTDGGKTWRNVTPKALPEWALISVIEASPHDPATAYVAATRYKLDDLTPYLFKTKDCGATWDRIVDGLPDNVITRAIREDPARAGVLYAGTETGVFVSLNDGGRWTPILNGLPVAPAHDLVVKDHELVVATHGRSFWVLDDLTPLRQLAEKAPAADVHLFAPRPATRARYKSLSLKKGGGYVYGRAGGFGVTARDTGNGSPALLDAGQNPPSGVVVHYYFREQPAGEVKLAFLDAKDRVLREFSSKDAAPAKPSGLAYSLTSDEQNPTVPAEKGANRFIWNMRLPGAREVPDAALWFGFMGGPVVLPGAYKARLTVGQEVLTRPFEILKDPRLDIPDRALAEQFEFLLDVRDTLSGVNGAVVSARAIRDQVQQWVSRAEGLRGSDALAGAARELSAELDRIEDELIQWRAQAYEDVFHYPVRLNNQIATIADLMSITDGAPTRQARELFDELRRHAGRQLERLAEIKKGGVAMFSDALRKLGVPPIRIPADE
- a CDS encoding ABC transporter permease; its protein translation is MLRSFRGSPGAVAGLILLLCIVAAALVSPLLAPQSITLVRVQDRLLHPLALQGGSRHWLGTDALGRDILSRLLVGARVSLLVGLTAVLIGGSLGTAIGLLSGYYGGWTDRIIMRLGEVQLAFPFILLALAVMAVLGPGLVNIIGVLGLTSWVTYARVVRSEVLSLREREFVQAARALGAPAPRVLVLHALPNVVGTVIVVATFSVASTILAEAGLSFLGLGVGASTPTWGSMLADAREYMTDAWWLTAFPGLAILMTVLGVNLVGDWLRDYLDPRLR
- a CDS encoding ABC transporter permease: MGAFVARRLLESATVLLGVSFLAFAVLFLSGDPTYLMIPENYTRQQIAEFRHQMGFDRPWYVQYGEFLGRAVRGDFGASLRSQLPALPLVIERMPATLELAVVAMLLSLAVALPVGVVAATHRRTLVDTTSMVAGLVGQSAPGFWIGLVLILVFGVELRWLPVSGRGGLSHLVLPGVTLAMFSMGRNARVVRASMLDALGHDFIRTAYAKGASRLAVLYRHALRNALLPIVTLIGLDFGVLLGGAIITETVFAWPGVGRLIVNAIYEKDFPIVEAAVVVIAAIFVLLNLCVDVAYGYLDPRIRYS
- a CDS encoding succinylglutamate desuccinylase/aspartoacylase family protein; the encoded protein is MTIDEIGRRGAKVHGELAFDHAALAGLSWPYVSIRGPAGGPTLCISAGMHGSEYAGITAALRFADELRPEEVRGHVLILPLLNQPGFWARAAAVVPLDGKNPSQVFPGRRDGTVTEIMAAYLFDDVFARCDALVDLHGGDIMERLVPFTIFQETGNRELDARSRALAASYGLPVAVRRSKEVLKRTVLGYMQAAAAVRGIPAIVAEAGGEDQVKPEDVAVHLNGLRGALAQLGMIAGTAPRPALRLVEFVLVTAGQDGLFDRSADIGDRVRTGQVIGTLRDLWGRPLEDVRAPVDSEVLFLSTSMAAKKGALLFGLGRPVSDG
- a CDS encoding ABC transporter substrate-binding protein; its protein translation is MMARRLAVLLIVALAVGTFTAQRSAGQSRSQVVVDQGTDTESLDPMFTQARFSDNIMLTMFETLVTRDTDMRYRPRLAESWKIVSPTVWQFKLRQGVKFHDGEPFNAQAVKYTINRLYDPAIKAPSFLKGFVKYDRVDIVNDYTVNIVTKEPAPLMLEWFVYFYMMAPQYYSRLTPAQAALRPIGTGPYVFKEWVHDDHVTVTANPNYWGTKPAIPTIVWRPVPEAGTRIADLLSGAADIIVNVSPDQLNRINSSSAASVKTVEGGRDIFIGMRTDHPLFKDARVRQAMNYAVDVDAILKALLNGRGRRMATVVNAYANPAVKPYPYDPAKTKALLAEAGWKLDNGVLTKDGQPFSVTLDTPAGRYIRDKELAEATASYLQQVGVRIKVNPLAWPVYAKKMFDDVNPADMYLLGLGSSFDGQDEIRYLEKDFGYNPTFWNNADFEKAYHDLNLTVDPGQRTQLLYKLQQIAHDDPPIIYLYKQTDYYGVSKRLNWTPRRDELIILDRASAAP